Proteins encoded together in one Bos indicus x Bos taurus breed Angus x Brahman F1 hybrid chromosome 28, Bos_hybrid_MaternalHap_v2.0, whole genome shotgun sequence window:
- the LOC113885414 gene encoding conglutinin gives MLLLPLSVLLLLTQPWRSLGAEMTTFSQKILANACTLVMCSPLESGLPGHDGQDGRECPHGEKGDPGSPGPAGRAGRPGWVGPIGPKGDNGFVGEPGPKGDTGPRGPPGMPGPAGREGPSGKQGSMGPPGTPGPKGETGPKGGVGAPGIQGFPGPSGLKGEKGAPGETGAPGRAGVTGPSGAIGPQGPSGARGPPGLKGDRGDPGETGAKGESGLAEVNALKQRVTILDGHLRRFQNAFSQYKKAVLFPDGQAVGEKIFKTAGAVKSYSDAEQLCREAKGQLASPRSSAENEAVTQMVRAQEKNAYLSMNDISTEGRFTYPTGEILVYSNWADGEPNNSDEGQPENCVEIFPDGKWNDVPCSKQLLVICEF, from the exons AtgcttctcctccctctctccgtGCTGCTCCTGCTCACACAGCCCTGGAGATCCCTGGGAGCAGAAATGACAACCTTTTCTCAGAAAATACTGGCCAATGCCTGTACCCTGGTTATGTGTAGCCCCCTGGAGAGTGGCTTGCCTGGTCATGATGGACAAGATGGGAGAGAATGTCCCCATGGAGAGAAGGGGGATCCAG GTTCACCAGGACCTGCAGGACGAGCAGGAAGGCCTGGATGGGTTGGCCCTATTGGGCCGAAAGGAGACAATGGCTTTGTTGGAGAACCTGGACCAAAGGGAGACACTGGGCCACGTG GGCCTCCAGGTATGCCTGGACCAGCTGGAAGAGAAGGCCCCTCAGGGAAGCAGGGGAGCATGGGACCTCCAGGCACACCAGGCCCCAAAGGAGAGACTGGGCCCAAAG GAGGAGTGGGTGCCCCAggcatacagggcttcccaggccccTCGGGTCTCAAAGGAGAGAAAGGTGCCCCCGGGGAGACTGGAGCCCCTGGACGTGCTGGGGTGACAG GGCCTTCTGGAGCCATAGGTCCACAGGGCCCTTCAGGTGCCAGGGGCCCCCCAGGACTGAAGGGGGACAGAGGTGATCCTGGAGAAACAGGAGCAAAGGGGGAGAGTGGGCTTGCAG AGGTCAATGCTCTCAAGCAGCGGGTGACAATCTTAGATGGACATCTGCGACGCTTCCAAAATGCCTTCAGTCAGTATAAGAAAG CGGTGCTCTTCCCTGATGGCCAGGCTGTCGGGGAGAAGATCTTCAAGACAGCAGGTGCTGTAAAGTCATATTCAGATGCAGAGCAGCTCTGCAGAGAGGCTAAGGGACAGCTGGCCTCCCCACGCTCTTCAGCCGAGAACGAGGCCGTGACACAGATGGTCAGAGCCCAGGAAAAGAATGCTTACCTGAGCATGAATGACATCTCCACGGAGGGGAGGTTCACTTACCCCACTGGGGAAATACTGGTCTATTCCAACTGGGCCGATGGGGAGCCCAACAACAGTGATGAGGGACAACCAGAGAACTGTGTGGAAATCTTTCCTGATGGCAAGTGGAATGACGTACCCTGCAGTAAGCAACTCCTTGTGATCTGCGAGTTTTGa